One window from the genome of Paracoccus marcusii encodes:
- a CDS encoding DUF1289 domain-containing protein — translation MIESPCIKLCRIDADRNLCLGCHRTLAEIAAWGRMTPDARARVMAMLPARQDASDMPRRGS, via the coding sequence ATGATCGAAAGCCCCTGCATCAAGCTGTGCCGCATCGACGCGGACCGCAACCTGTGTCTCGGCTGCCACCGAACCCTGGCCGAGATCGCGGCCTGGGGCCGCATGACCCCCGATGCCCGCGCCCGCGTCATGGCCATGCTGCCCGCGCGTCAGGACGCCTCGGACATGCCCCGCCGCGGGTCATAG
- the ccmI gene encoding c-type cytochrome biogenesis protein CcmI, whose amino-acid sequence MFWILAAALTAITALAILSPLRRGRGGAAPAAAYDLRVYRDQLAEVERDLDRGVIGPDDAQRLRAEIGRKVLDADRRAALSAPAARGGRALWPAVALVAMLAGAVALYLREGVPGAPDMPLAERFAAADAAYRDRPSQAEAEAAAPARPAPDLSQADPEYLTMIDQLRDAVGRNPDDQQGLALLASNEMRLGNLAAARAAQQRLVDLRGDQADAVQLMQLATLMVDAAGGVVTPEAEAVLRRALTLDPTQPQARYLQGVLLIQNGRPDRAFPLWRGLLDEGPEGAPWIAPIRAAIQDLAWLAGDDEYRAPAPPAADLPGPDADALAAAEDLSPEDRARMIQDMVDRLQQRLATQGGSPEEWARLIAALAMLDQRDQATAILTEARQRFGSAPDALAPIERAATDAGLDG is encoded by the coding sequence ATGTTCTGGATCCTGGCTGCCGCCCTGACGGCCATCACGGCCCTTGCCATCCTGTCGCCCCTGCGGCGGGGTCGCGGGGGTGCCGCCCCTGCCGCGGCCTACGACCTGCGCGTCTATCGCGACCAGCTGGCCGAGGTCGAACGCGACCTGGACCGCGGCGTGATCGGCCCCGACGACGCGCAGCGCCTGCGCGCCGAGATCGGGCGCAAGGTTCTGGACGCCGACCGTCGCGCCGCGCTGTCGGCCCCTGCCGCGCGCGGCGGCCGCGCGCTGTGGCCCGCGGTCGCGCTGGTCGCGATGCTGGCCGGTGCCGTGGCGCTGTATCTGCGTGAGGGCGTTCCGGGCGCCCCCGACATGCCGCTGGCCGAGCGCTTTGCCGCCGCCGACGCCGCCTATCGCGACCGCCCCAGCCAGGCCGAGGCCGAGGCGGCGGCCCCCGCCCGTCCCGCGCCCGACCTCTCGCAGGCCGATCCCGAATACCTGACGATGATCGACCAGCTGCGCGACGCCGTCGGGCGCAACCCGGACGACCAGCAGGGTCTGGCGCTGCTGGCCAGCAACGAGATGCGCCTCGGCAACCTGGCCGCCGCCCGCGCGGCCCAGCAGCGGCTGGTCGACCTGCGCGGCGATCAGGCCGATGCCGTCCAGCTGATGCAGCTGGCCACGCTGATGGTCGATGCCGCAGGCGGCGTCGTCACCCCCGAGGCCGAGGCCGTCCTGCGGCGCGCCCTGACGCTGGACCCCACGCAGCCGCAGGCCCGCTATCTGCAGGGCGTCCTGCTGATCCAGAACGGACGCCCCGATCGGGCCTTTCCGCTGTGGCGCGGCCTGCTGGACGAAGGCCCCGAGGGTGCGCCTTGGATCGCCCCGATCCGCGCCGCGATTCAGGACCTGGCCTGGCTGGCGGGCGATGACGAATACCGCGCGCCGGCACCCCCCGCCGCGGACCTGCCCGGCCCCGATGCCGACGCCCTGGCCGCGGCCGAGGACCTGTCCCCCGAGGATCGTGCCCGCATGATCCAGGACATGGTCGACCGCCTGCAGCAGCGCCTGGCGACGCAGGGCGGCTCTCCCGAGGAATGGGCGCGGCTGATCGCGGCGCTGGCGATGCTGGACCAGCGCGACCAGGCGACCGCGATCCTGACCGAGGCCCGCCAGCGTTTCGGCAGCGCCCCCGACGCCCTGGCCCCGATAGAACGGGCCGCGACCGATGCGGGGCTGGACGGATGA
- a CDS encoding sarcosine oxidase subunit alpha family protein produces the protein MTHTPPFRLPAGGRRIDRAWQVPFRFDGRHLRGLTGDTIASALLANGQMLMGRSFKYHRPRGPLASGAEEPNALLGLGQGGRFEPNQRATTTPLTHGMVTRSQNCWPSLDADVGAVNNWLSPVFPAGFYYKTFIHPRPFWKHLFEPIIRRSAGLGRAPTDPDPDRYEQAYGFADTVVVGGGIAGLTAARDAAEAGGTVLVLEQAAHWGGRTPTDHDGGQAAIDALLADLQGRDTVTLRRNTMATGLYDHGYLIARESLADHDPNQGIPRQRLWRIRAGRVIAATGALERPLSFACNDVPGVMLASAVRDFITDYAVAPGRRIVVVTNNDDAYRTALTAHAAGLEVPAIVDARPTADGALPQAARAAGITVLTGMAVAKVKGGKHVEGVVLCDHQGDGAPRQTVDCDVVAMSGGWSPVVHLYSHCGGKLTWDEAQSMFRPDPDRPPLGADGQGNVTVVGAANGDLHCAGDLESPAGVTMPVWVMPARAPYKLRAKMWLDFQNDVKVTDVELAAQEGYASVEHTKRYTTLGMATDQGKLSNINGLAVLSNALNQPIQATGTTTFRPPYTPLTLATIAAEAKDEAFQPLRKTPIHAWHDRNGASWEPVGHWRRPYAYPRATEDRHAAVNREILAVRAGVGTLDASTLGKIIVKGPDAGRFLDMLYTNMMSTLPVGKCRYGLMCNENGFLMDDGVVARLSDDTWLCHTTTGGADRIHGHMEDWLQCEWWDWKVYTANLTEQFAQIAVAGPKARALLERLPGSIDLSAEALPFMQWAEGDIAGIPARIFRISFSGELSYEIAVPANRGLELWERLHEVGRDLGITPYGTEAMHVMRAEKGFIMIGDETDGTIIPQDLGLDWAISKKKADYIGKRAQRRSHMTDGTRWKLVGLESLSGKVIPDGAYAVADGTNGNGQRKTQGRVTSSYHSPTLDKPIAMGLVRHGPARMGQVLDFPMPDGAVMQARIVDPVFYDKEGSRQNG, from the coding sequence ATGACCCACACGCCCCCCTTCCGACTGCCCGCCGGTGGCCGCCGCATCGACCGTGCCTGGCAGGTGCCGTTCCGCTTTGACGGCCGCCACCTGCGCGGGCTGACCGGCGACACCATCGCCTCGGCGCTTCTGGCCAACGGCCAGATGCTGATGGGCCGGTCCTTCAAGTATCACCGCCCGCGTGGTCCCCTGGCCTCGGGCGCCGAGGAGCCGAACGCGCTGCTGGGCCTGGGCCAGGGCGGCCGGTTCGAACCGAACCAGCGCGCCACCACCACGCCCCTGACCCACGGCATGGTCACGCGCAGCCAGAACTGCTGGCCCAGCCTGGATGCCGATGTGGGCGCGGTGAACAACTGGCTGTCGCCGGTCTTTCCGGCGGGCTTCTACTACAAGACGTTCATCCATCCGCGCCCCTTCTGGAAGCACCTGTTCGAACCGATCATCCGCCGCAGCGCGGGCTTGGGCCGGGCACCGACCGACCCCGATCCGGACCGCTATGAACAGGCCTACGGCTTTGCCGACACGGTCGTGGTCGGCGGCGGCATCGCAGGCCTGACCGCCGCACGCGATGCGGCCGAGGCGGGCGGCACCGTGCTGGTTCTGGAACAGGCCGCCCATTGGGGCGGGCGCACGCCCACCGACCACGACGGCGGACAGGCCGCCATCGATGCGCTGCTGGCCGACCTGCAAGGCCGCGACACCGTCACCCTGCGCCGCAACACCATGGCCACCGGCCTTTACGACCATGGCTATCTGATCGCGCGGGAATCGCTGGCCGATCATGACCCGAACCAGGGCATCCCCCGCCAGCGCCTGTGGCGCATCCGGGCGGGCCGGGTGATCGCCGCGACCGGCGCGCTGGAGCGTCCCTTGTCCTTCGCCTGCAACGACGTGCCGGGCGTGATGCTGGCCAGCGCCGTCCGCGATTTCATCACCGATTACGCCGTGGCGCCGGGGCGGCGCATCGTCGTGGTCACGAACAACGACGACGCTTATCGCACCGCCCTGACGGCCCATGCCGCGGGGCTGGAGGTGCCGGCCATCGTCGATGCCCGTCCCACCGCCGACGGGGCGCTGCCCCAGGCCGCGCGGGCCGCGGGCATCACCGTTCTGACCGGCATGGCCGTCGCCAAGGTCAAGGGGGGCAAGCATGTCGAGGGAGTGGTGCTGTGCGACCACCAGGGCGACGGCGCGCCGCGGCAGACCGTCGATTGCGACGTGGTGGCCATGTCGGGCGGCTGGTCGCCGGTCGTGCATCTCTATTCGCATTGCGGCGGCAAGCTGACCTGGGACGAGGCGCAATCGATGTTCCGCCCCGACCCCGACCGCCCGCCCCTGGGTGCGGACGGGCAGGGCAACGTGACCGTCGTGGGGGCCGCCAATGGTGATCTGCACTGCGCCGGCGATCTGGAAAGCCCTGCGGGTGTGACCATGCCTGTCTGGGTCATGCCCGCCCGCGCGCCCTACAAGCTGCGCGCCAAGATGTGGCTGGATTTCCAGAACGACGTGAAGGTCACCGATGTCGAACTGGCCGCCCAGGAGGGCTATGCCAGCGTCGAGCACACCAAGCGCTATACCACGCTTGGCATGGCGACCGACCAGGGTAAGCTGTCCAACATCAACGGCTTGGCGGTGCTGTCCAACGCGCTGAACCAGCCCATCCAGGCGACCGGCACCACCACGTTCCGTCCGCCCTACACGCCGCTGACCCTGGCCACTATCGCGGCCGAGGCGAAGGACGAGGCCTTCCAGCCGCTGCGCAAGACGCCGATCCACGCATGGCACGACCGCAACGGCGCCAGTTGGGAGCCGGTGGGCCACTGGCGCCGCCCCTATGCCTATCCCCGCGCGACCGAGGATCGCCACGCCGCCGTCAACCGCGAGATCCTGGCGGTGCGGGCGGGCGTCGGCACGCTGGACGCCTCGACCCTGGGCAAGATCATCGTCAAGGGGCCCGATGCGGGGCGGTTCCTGGACATGCTGTATACCAACATGATGTCCACCCTGCCGGTTGGCAAATGCCGCTATGGCCTGATGTGCAACGAGAACGGCTTCCTGATGGATGACGGCGTCGTGGCGCGCCTGTCCGACGACACCTGGCTGTGCCACACCACCACCGGCGGCGCGGACCGCATCCATGGGCACATGGAGGACTGGCTTCAATGCGAATGGTGGGACTGGAAGGTCTATACCGCCAACCTGACCGAACAGTTCGCCCAGATCGCCGTGGCCGGACCCAAGGCCCGCGCCCTGCTGGAACGCCTGCCGGGCAGCATCGATCTGTCGGCCGAGGCGCTGCCCTTCATGCAATGGGCCGAAGGCGACATCGCCGGCATCCCCGCCCGCATCTTCCGCATCAGCTTCTCGGGTGAGCTCAGCTATGAGATCGCGGTGCCCGCCAATCGCGGGCTGGAGCTGTGGGAGCGTCTGCACGAGGTCGGCCGCGATCTGGGCATTACCCCCTACGGGACCGAGGCCATGCACGTGATGCGCGCCGAAAAGGGCTTCATCATGATCGGGGACGAGACCGACGGCACCATCATCCCGCAGGATCTGGGGCTGGACTGGGCGATATCCAAAAAGAAGGCCGACTATATCGGCAAGCGCGCCCAACGCCGCAGCCACATGACCGACGGCACCCGCTGGAAGCTGGTGGGGCTGGAGAGCCTGTCCGGCAAGGTCATACCCGACGGCGCCTATGCGGTGGCGGACGGCACGAACGGCAACGGCCAGCGCAAGACCCAGGGGCGCGTCACCTCCAGCTATCACTCGCCGACGCTGGACAAGCCCATCGCGATGGGCCTGGTCCGCCACGGTCC
- a CDS encoding aldo/keto reductase yields the protein MERVKLGGSAIEVSRICLGTMTFGNQTAEAEAHAQMDAALEVAMTFMDCAEMYPVNPVRRETVGLSEEIIGRWLARTGNRDRVEIATKITGPSQMVRDGAPFDGATVTACIDASLRRLQTDRIDLYQLHWPVRGSYGFRQNWAFDPSGQDKAQTLAHMRDVLGALSDAVDAGKIRAVGLSNESAWGLTRWCDVADEIGGPRMAAIQNEYSPLYRLYDTDLAEVAVNEDVTLLSYSPLAAGLLTGKYASGAMPEGSRAAVDKATGGQGNLGGRKTDRGVAAAEAYGRLAAEHGWDVVHMVIAWQLTRPFKVVPIIGATTMDQLRHLIAGLDRDLPDELRRGIERLHRAHPLPY from the coding sequence ATGGAACGTGTGAAACTGGGCGGCAGCGCGATCGAGGTCAGCCGGATCTGCCTGGGAACGATGACCTTCGGCAACCAGACCGCCGAGGCGGAGGCCCATGCGCAGATGGATGCCGCCCTAGAGGTCGCGATGACCTTCATGGACTGCGCCGAGATGTATCCCGTGAACCCCGTCCGCCGCGAGACGGTCGGCCTGTCCGAGGAGATCATTGGGCGCTGGCTGGCGCGGACCGGCAACCGCGACCGGGTCGAGATCGCGACCAAGATCACCGGACCCAGCCAGATGGTCCGCGACGGGGCGCCGTTCGACGGGGCGACGGTCACGGCCTGCATCGACGCCTCGCTGCGCCGGCTGCAGACGGACCGGATCGACCTCTATCAGCTGCACTGGCCGGTGCGCGGATCCTATGGGTTCCGGCAGAACTGGGCCTTCGATCCGTCGGGCCAGGACAAGGCGCAGACGCTGGCGCATATGCGCGACGTACTGGGCGCGCTGTCGGATGCGGTCGATGCGGGCAAGATCCGCGCCGTGGGCCTGTCGAACGAATCGGCCTGGGGCCTGACGCGGTGGTGCGACGTGGCCGATGAGATCGGCGGGCCGCGGATGGCCGCAATCCAGAACGAGTATTCGCCGCTTTATCGTCTCTACGACACCGATCTGGCCGAGGTCGCGGTGAACGAGGACGTCACGCTGCTGTCCTATTCGCCGCTGGCGGCGGGCCTGCTGACCGGGAAATACGCCTCGGGCGCGATGCCCGAGGGCAGCCGCGCGGCGGTCGACAAGGCCACCGGCGGGCAGGGCAACCTGGGTGGGCGCAAGACCGACCGCGGGGTGGCCGCGGCAGAGGCCTATGGCCGCCTGGCGGCGGAGCATGGCTGGGACGTGGTGCACATGGTCATCGCCTGGCAGCTGACGCGCCCTTTCAAGGTGGTGCCGATCATCGGTGCCACGACGATGGATCAGCTGCGCCATCTGATCGCGGGTCTGGACCGGGATCTGCCCGACGAGCTGCGTCGCGGGATCGAGCGCCTGCACCGCGCCCACCCGCTGCCCTATTGA
- a CDS encoding sarcosine oxidase subunit beta family protein, which produces MPEAPRARRYSVFAIAREALRQHKGWTRAWASPEPKSRYKVIVVGAGGHGLATAYYLGKNFGITDVAVIEKGWLGGGNTGRNTTIIRSNYLQDPSAAIYEKSRSLYETLSQDLNYNIMFSPRGLIMLAQTEHEIRGYKRTVYANNLQGVQTEWLDPQQLKAKVPIINLGGPRYPVLGGLYQARGGTARHDAVAWGYARACSDMGMHIIQNCEVTGVETEGGQVRAVNTSKGRIGCDKLAIVVAGHSSQLAAMAGFRLPIESVALQALVSEPIKPCMDVVVMANTVHGYMSQSDKGEMVIGGGTDGFNNFTQRGSWQHVEETVRALIETFPMISRLKMLRQWGGIVDMTGDRSPILSSTPVGGIFVNCGWGTGGFKAIPGSGWAMAELVAKGTPGPLAADFGLNRFREGRFIDESVAAGVAH; this is translated from the coding sequence ATGCCCGAAGCCCCCCGCGCCCGACGCTATTCCGTCTTTGCCATCGCCCGCGAGGCGCTGCGTCAGCACAAGGGCTGGACGCGGGCCTGGGCCAGCCCGGAACCGAAATCGCGCTACAAGGTGATCGTGGTCGGTGCGGGCGGGCACGGGCTGGCGACGGCCTATTACCTGGGCAAGAACTTCGGCATCACCGACGTTGCGGTGATCGAGAAGGGCTGGCTGGGCGGCGGCAACACGGGTCGCAACACGACCATCATCCGGTCGAACTATTTGCAGGACCCGTCGGCCGCGATCTATGAGAAGTCGCGCAGCCTGTACGAGACCCTGTCCCAGGACCTGAACTACAACATCATGTTCAGCCCGCGCGGGCTGATCATGCTGGCCCAGACCGAGCACGAGATCCGTGGCTACAAGCGCACCGTCTATGCCAACAACCTGCAGGGCGTTCAGACCGAATGGCTGGATCCCCAGCAGCTGAAGGCCAAGGTGCCGATCATCAACCTGGGCGGGCCGCGCTATCCGGTGCTGGGTGGCCTCTATCAGGCCCGCGGCGGAACGGCGCGCCATGACGCGGTGGCCTGGGGCTATGCGCGGGCCTGTTCCGACATGGGCATGCACATCATCCAGAACTGCGAGGTGACCGGGGTCGAGACCGAGGGCGGGCAGGTCCGCGCCGTCAACACCTCCAAGGGGCGCATCGGCTGCGACAAGCTGGCGATCGTGGTCGCGGGCCATTCCAGCCAGCTGGCGGCCATGGCCGGGTTCCGCCTGCCCATCGAAAGCGTCGCGCTGCAGGCGCTGGTCAGCGAACCGATCAAGCCCTGCATGGACGTGGTCGTGATGGCCAACACCGTCCACGGCTACATGTCGCAATCCGACAAGGGAGAGATGGTGATCGGCGGCGGCACCGACGGGTTCAACAACTTTACCCAGCGCGGCTCCTGGCAGCATGTCGAGGAAACCGTCCGCGCCCTGATCGAGACCTTCCCGATGATCAGCCGCCTGAAGATGCTGCGCCAATGGGGCGGCATCGTCGACATGACCGGCGACCGGTCCCCGATCCTGTCGTCGACCCCGGTGGGCGGCATCTTCGTGAACTGCGGGTGGGGAACCGGCGGGTTCAAGGCGATCCCCGGTTCCGGCTGGGCGATGGCCGAGCTGGTCGCCAAGGGAACGCCGGGTCCGCTGGCCGCCGATTTCGGGCTGAACCGCTTCCGCGAAGGCCGGTTCATCGACGAATCGGTCGCCGCCGGCGTCGCGCATTAG
- the ruvX gene encoding Holliday junction resolvase RuvX: MIHEDMTDFAAALPRFGALAGLDLGTKTIGVAVSDGMRGVASPITTIRRTKFTQDAQALLTLIADRGLAGLVLGLPRNMDGSEGPRAQATRAFARNMTRLTDLPIAYWDERLSTVAAERALLEGDTSRKRRAEVIDQVAAGYILQGALDRLRHIATHG, from the coding sequence ATGATCCACGAGGACATGACCGATTTCGCCGCCGCCCTGCCCCGCTTCGGCGCGCTGGCCGGGCTGGACCTGGGCACCAAGACCATCGGCGTCGCCGTCAGCGACGGCATGCGGGGCGTGGCGTCCCCCATCACCACGATCCGCCGGACCAAGTTCACCCAGGATGCGCAGGCGCTGCTGACGCTGATCGCAGACCGGGGGCTGGCCGGGCTGGTCCTGGGCCTGCCGCGCAACATGGACGGCTCCGAGGGGCCGCGCGCCCAGGCCACCCGCGCCTTTGCGCGCAACATGACCCGGCTGACCGACCTGCCCATCGCCTACTGGGACGAACGCCTGTCCACGGTCGCCGCCGAACGCGCCCTCCTTGAGGGCGACACCTCGCGCAAGCGCCGGGCCGAGGTCATCGACCAGGTCGCCGCGGGCTACATCCTGCAGGGCGCCCTCGACCGCCTTCGCCACATCGCGACCCATGGATAA
- a CDS encoding sarcosine oxidase subunit delta, with protein MLILTCPYCGVNAEETELHPGGEAHLARIGPNGTDEEFESYLFARKNAKGVHFERWRHAYGCGKWFLAARCTATLQVFGTYRAQTPHPPAQIVEAIRKVRPDWTPDWTPAEGIAE; from the coding sequence ATGCTGATCCTGACCTGTCCCTATTGCGGTGTGAACGCCGAGGAAACCGAACTGCATCCCGGCGGAGAGGCGCACCTGGCCCGCATCGGCCCGAACGGCACCGACGAGGAGTTCGAAAGCTACCTGTTCGCGCGCAAGAACGCCAAGGGCGTGCATTTCGAACGCTGGCGCCATGCCTATGGCTGCGGAAAATGGTTCCTGGCCGCGCGCTGCACCGCCACGCTGCAGGTGTTCGGAACCTACAGGGCGCAGACGCCCCATCCCCCTGCCCAGATCGTGGAGGCGATCCGCAAGGTCCGCCCCGACTGGACACCCGACTGGACCCCCGCCGAAGGCATCGCCGAATGA
- a CDS encoding phospholipase D-like domain-containing protein has protein sequence MDASSDRLARPGWNCWRVEQSGRFAFIADADEYFRAVRQAMLQARHSILMIGWDFDARIHLGDAADGGPPALGDFVMWLARRRPTLHVRLLRWDTGAFKAMFRGSTLLTILRWKMHPRITLRLDGKHPLASSHHHKIVVIDDCLAFCGGIDMTEGRWDTREHKDDDPRRTSASGKLMKPWHDATSAFDGPAARAMGDLARDRWRIACGEELSAVSDASGCWPDAIKPTFRDVALAIARTRPDIPDVQPAYEVEQMYLDLIARAKRVIYAESQYFASRRIAQAIAKRLAEDDPPEIVIINPVSAQGWLEPMAMDTARAQLVEALRKLDHRDRLRIYHPVTDAGAEIYVHAKVTIVDDTYLRVGSSNFNNRSMRLDTECDVMLAAERPGAEATRATITALRDDLLAEHLAMTPGQVTQGIKEHGSLIAMIDANRGTQGQGRTLIPYEIPELSGFEAWLAENEILDPEGPDKIFEPLGKRKGLIRRWHWPKRLKWRRRKSA, from the coding sequence ATGGATGCTTCGAGTGATCGGCTGGCCCGTCCGGGATGGAACTGCTGGCGGGTCGAACAATCGGGGCGGTTCGCGTTCATCGCCGATGCCGACGAATATTTCCGTGCCGTGCGCCAGGCCATGCTGCAGGCGCGCCATTCGATCCTGATGATCGGTTGGGACTTCGACGCCCGCATCCACCTGGGCGACGCCGCGGACGGCGGCCCCCCGGCCTTGGGCGATTTCGTGATGTGGCTGGCCCGCCGCCGCCCCACGCTGCACGTGCGCCTGCTGCGGTGGGACACCGGTGCCTTCAAGGCGATGTTCCGGGGCAGCACGTTGTTGACGATCCTGCGCTGGAAGATGCATCCGCGCATCACGCTGCGCCTGGACGGCAAGCACCCGCTGGCCAGTTCGCATCACCACAAGATCGTCGTCATCGACGACTGCCTGGCCTTCTGCGGCGGCATCGACATGACCGAGGGCCGGTGGGACACGCGCGAACACAAGGACGACGATCCGCGCCGCACCAGCGCCAGCGGCAAGCTGATGAAGCCCTGGCACGACGCGACCAGCGCCTTTGACGGACCCGCCGCGCGGGCGATGGGCGATCTGGCCCGCGACCGCTGGCGCATCGCCTGCGGCGAGGAGCTGTCGGCGGTCAGCGACGCGTCGGGATGCTGGCCCGACGCGATCAAGCCCACCTTCCGCGACGTGGCGCTGGCCATCGCGCGGACCCGTCCGGACATTCCCGACGTCCAGCCGGCCTACGAGGTCGAGCAGATGTATCTGGACCTGATCGCGCGGGCGAAACGGGTCATCTATGCCGAAAGTCAGTATTTCGCATCCCGCCGCATCGCCCAGGCCATCGCCAAGCGCCTGGCCGAGGACGATCCCCCCGAGATCGTCATCATCAACCCGGTCAGCGCCCAAGGCTGGCTGGAGCCGATGGCGATGGACACCGCCCGCGCCCAGTTGGTCGAGGCGCTGCGCAAGCTGGACCATCGCGACCGGCTGCGCATCTATCACCCGGTGACCGATGCGGGCGCCGAGATCTATGTCCATGCCAAGGTGACGATCGTCGACGACACCTATCTGCGGGTCGGGTCGTCGAACTTCAACAACCGCTCGATGCGGCTGGACACGGAGTGCGACGTGATGCTGGCCGCCGAACGTCCGGGTGCCGAGGCGACGCGCGCCACGATCACCGCGCTGCGCGACGACCTGCTGGCGGAACATCTGGCGATGACGCCCGGTCAGGTCACGCAGGGCATCAAGGAACATGGCAGCCTGATCGCGATGATCGATGCCAATCGCGGCACGCAGGGGCAGGGCCGCACCCTGATCCCCTATGAGATCCCCGAGTTAAGCGGCTTCGAGGCCTGGCTGGCCGAGAACGAGATCCTGGACCCCGAAGGGCCCGACAAGATCTTTGAGCCTTTGGGCAAGCGCAAGGGCCTGATCCGTCGCTGGCACTGGCCCAAGCGCCTGAAATGGCGCCGGCGCAAGTCGGCCTAG
- a CDS encoding helix-turn-helix transcriptional regulator codes for MSVHALAQIDNALSVLAPRGFTLGLHIRYSRPVRRVSTYPSQWIQTYTRCNLGVGDPMVMWCVLNEGQIRWSALTRLLPDPLNVMGQARDHGLTYGAALSYGPAESRSYIGASHGEREFTDAEIASMADLLKRAHDMVDRTASLRPILVDALEAIACGMTYDQACEALGISRTALRYRLRMARTALGVEDNPHAIRKAIDAGLLNGISVSGLSKGLPTGPDQD; via the coding sequence ATGTCCGTGCACGCCCTTGCCCAGATCGACAATGCCCTGTCGGTGCTGGCACCCCGCGGCTTCACCCTGGGGTTGCATATCCGCTATTCGCGCCCGGTCAGGCGCGTGTCGACCTATCCCTCTCAATGGATCCAGACCTATACCCGCTGCAATCTGGGCGTCGGCGACCCGATGGTCATGTGGTGCGTCCTGAACGAGGGCCAGATCCGGTGGAGCGCCCTGACCCGCCTGCTGCCCGATCCGCTGAACGTGATGGGCCAGGCGCGCGATCACGGCCTGACCTACGGCGCGGCGCTGTCCTACGGCCCGGCCGAATCGCGGTCCTATATCGGGGCGTCCCATGGCGAGCGCGAGTTCACGGATGCCGAGATCGCCAGCATGGCCGACCTGCTGAAACGGGCGCATGACATGGTCGACCGCACCGCCTCGCTGCGTCCGATCCTGGTCGACGCGCTGGAGGCGATCGCCTGCGGCATGACCTATGACCAGGCCTGCGAGGCGCTTGGCATCTCCCGCACCGCGCTGCGCTATCGGCTGCGCATGGCGCGCACCGCCCTGGGGGTCGAAGACAACCCCCATGCGATCCGCAAGGCCATTGATGCGGGGCTGCTGAACGGGATCAGCGTGTCCGGGCTCAGCAAGGGGCTGCCCACGGGGCCCGACCAGGACTAG
- a CDS encoding DnaJ C-terminal domain-containing protein, with amino-acid sequence MAGDPYAALGVSRSASADEIKKAYRRIAKTDHPDLNQDPAAAKRFAAASAAYDLLKDADQRRRFDAGEINAQGQEQAPRWQGRPGAGGNPFGDAPGHGGDPDLSDVFADLFGQRASPRGGGGFGGFGGFGGFGGGRTSDMRGQDLRLALQVDFLTAVRGGRNRITLPQGGTLEVTIPKGVRDGQVIRLRGKGEPGIGRGEPGDAYLEVRVAEHPQFTRDGDDIHLILPISLDEAVLGGKVAAPTIDGPVNLTIPRGATSGQRLRLRGRGVNGGDQHVELRIAMPAKVDAKLAAFFEEWRRENAYDPRRGMSEAS; translated from the coding sequence ATGGCAGGCGATCCCTATGCAGCACTCGGCGTGTCGCGAAGCGCCAGTGCCGATGAGATCAAGAAGGCCTATCGGCGCATCGCGAAGACCGATCACCCGGACCTGAACCAGGATCCGGCCGCCGCCAAACGGTTCGCGGCGGCCTCGGCTGCCTATGACCTGCTGAAGGATGCCGACCAGCGCCGCCGCTTTGACGCGGGCGAGATCAATGCCCAGGGCCAGGAACAGGCACCCCGCTGGCAGGGTCGCCCGGGGGCGGGCGGCAACCCGTTCGGTGACGCGCCCGGCCATGGCGGCGATCCGGACCTGTCGGATGTCTTTGCCGACCTGTTCGGACAGCGCGCCTCTCCGCGGGGCGGCGGCGGTTTTGGCGGGTTCGGGGGCTTTGGCGGGTTCGGCGGCGGGCGCACGTCCGACATGCGCGGCCAGGACCTGCGGCTGGCGCTGCAGGTGGATTTCCTGACCGCGGTCCGTGGGGGGCGCAATCGCATCACCCTGCCGCAGGGCGGCACGCTGGAGGTCACCATCCCCAAGGGCGTGCGCGACGGCCAGGTGATCCGCCTGCGCGGCAAGGGCGAACCCGGCATCGGCCGCGGAGAGCCCGGCGACGCCTATCTTGAGGTTCGGGTCGCCGAGCATCCCCAGTTCACGCGCGACGGCGACGACATCCACCTGATCCTGCCGATCAGCCTGGACGAGGCGGTGCTGGGCGGCAAGGTCGCGGCCCCGACCATCGACGGGCCCGTCAACCTGACCATCCCGCGGGGCGCGACCTCGGGGCAGCGGCTGCGGCTGCGGGGGCGCGGCGTGAACGGCGGCGATCAGCATGTCGAGCTGCGCATCGCCATGCCGGCCAAGGTGGACGCCAAGCTGGCGGCGTTCTTCGAGGAATGGCGGCGCGAGAACGCCTATGACCCGCGGCGGGGCATGTCCGAGGCGTCCTGA